The following proteins are co-located in the Fusobacteriaceae bacterium genome:
- a CDS encoding nucleotidyl transferase AbiEii/AbiGii toxin family protein, whose amino-acid sequence MKTSTQLKALVRNLSKEKNVNAEIILRNFMLERFLERVSFSKYSKNFILKGGMLIAAIVGMNTRTTMDMDVTIKGKSLTEAQIKEIFEDILSVSIKDNVVFSYRKIEEMREEAEYPGYRVSIDALLDKTRQIMHIDITTGDFITPGEIEYSYKLMFENRSISIFAYNLETVLAEKFETIVSRGVTNSRMRDFYDIYVLTGTQKIDADTFRMALVNTSKKRGTFTQMADASTSIQRIATSQVLIDLWNRYQKNYSYAADLSWEMAVNSLRKLNETL is encoded by the coding sequence ATGAAAACATCAACCCAGTTGAAGGCGCTTGTCCGCAATCTTTCGAAAGAAAAAAACGTGAACGCAGAGATTATCCTGCGGAATTTTATGCTTGAACGCTTCCTCGAACGCGTTTCTTTTTCGAAATACAGCAAAAATTTCATTCTCAAGGGCGGAATGCTCATTGCTGCAATCGTTGGAATGAATACAAGAACCACGATGGACATGGACGTAACTATCAAGGGAAAATCGTTGACTGAAGCCCAAATCAAAGAAATCTTTGAGGATATTCTGAGCGTCTCCATCAAAGATAACGTTGTTTTTTCCTATCGAAAAATTGAGGAAATGCGTGAAGAAGCCGAATATCCTGGTTACCGCGTTTCGATTGACGCCCTTCTGGATAAGACCCGTCAAATCATGCACATTGATATTACGACTGGCGATTTTATCACGCCGGGAGAAATCGAATACAGCTATAAGCTTATGTTTGAGAACAGGTCTATCAGCATCTTTGCCTATAATCTCGAAACTGTTTTGGCAGAAAAATTTGAAACTATTGTCAGTCGCGGTGTAACCAATTCCCGGATGCGGGACTTTTACGACATTTATGTTTTAACCGGAACACAAAAAATTGATGCAGACACGTTTCGTATGGCGTTGGTCAATACATCAAAAAAGAGGGGGACGTTCACCCAGATGGCAGATGCCTCTACCTCCATACAACGGATTGCAACAAGTCAGGTATTGATTGATCTCTGGAACCGCTACCAGAAAAATTACAGCTACGCCGCCGACCTTTCTTGGGAAATGGCTGTTAATTCGCTTCGAAAGCTCAATGAAACGCTGTGA